A segment of the Lathamus discolor isolate bLatDis1 chromosome 9, bLatDis1.hap1, whole genome shotgun sequence genome:
GGTAACCACGGCTCTGCCCCGGCTTCTGCTGCCCCTTGCAGTTTGTGGGCATTACCTACGTCCTGACCATCATCTGGCTCCTGGTCTTCGCCTGCTCCGCGGTGCCCGTCTACATCTACTTTAACACTTGGACTACCTGCCAGTCCATTGCCAACCCCAGCAAGACCTCGGCCAGCATTGGCACCCTGTGTGCGGATGCCAGGATGTACGGTGAGTGCCGGCATCACTGCCCAGGAGGGTCAAGGTGGAGGATCGGGAATGGAGGAGAGGGTCCAGGCAGATAAGGCTGGGATCAAGCAGAGGGAACTGCTATAGAGCCCCGGAACACcggcgtgtgtgtgtgtgactgtgggatgctgtgccTGGCTCACCCAGCTCTCTGTGTCTCAACAGGCGTCCTGCCCTGGAACGCTTTCCCTGGCAAGGTGTGTGGCTCCAACCTGCTCTCCGTCTGCAAGACCAGCGAGGTGAGCACCTCCCATCACCCCACGTGTGCTCCCCTCACCGGGCAGCCTCTGCACTGTGCTCCCCGGCCGGTGTGCGTGGCCCCAGGAGCTCACCCCGCTCTTCCCTTGCAGTTCCAGATGACTTTCCACCTCTTCATCGCAGCCTTTGTGGGGGCAGCCGCCACGCTGGTCTCACTGGTGAGTCAGTGCTCCCCCTGCCCGGCCGTTCTCCTCCGCCCGGCGAGGAAGTGGGGGCAGAGGACAACGGAGGTGGCGGGCATGGATGTGACAGAGCCTGTGCTCGTGTCATTCTCTGGCACATAAGTACGGACAGTGAATTCAGGCCGTAAGAAGGTAGAGGTGGCTGCTGGAGAGGATATAGAGAAGCTTCAGGAGAGCACCAGGGAGAGGTCCTGCTGCCTgtcccctgcctttccctggcTCTCCTCTTGCTTTACACCAGCAATGGGACACTGCAATGTCCTGCTGGTGCAGCGGGGCCGTGGGGCTCCAAAACTGCCCTCTtggggtgtggggctgggggatgcCACCTCGGATGTAccccagcacagagcccaccCTCTTTGCCCATGGGAGCTTCATCTCATCTCGCGCCCCTTCGCTCACTCTCTTCCCACCCACAGCTCACCTTCATGATCGCCGCCACCTACAACTTCGCCGTCCTCAAGCTGATGGGCCGAGGCACCAAGTTCTAGCCCGCGC
Coding sequences within it:
- the PLP1 gene encoding myelin proteolipid protein isoform X2 produces the protein MGLLECCARCLIGAPFASLVATGLCFFGVALFCGCGHEALTGTEQLIETYFSKNYQDYEYLIEVIHAFQYVIYGTASFFFLYGALLLAEGFYTTGAVRQIFGDYRTTICGKGLSATFVGITYVLTIIWLLVFACSAVPVYIYFNTWTTCQSIANPSKTSASIGTLCADARMYGVLPWNAFPGKVCGSNLLSVCKTSEFQMTFHLFIAAFVGAAATLVSLLTFMIAATYNFAVLKLMGRGTKF